The following are from one region of the Oscarella lobularis chromosome 3, ooOscLobu1.1, whole genome shotgun sequence genome:
- the LOC136185422 gene encoding calcium-transporting ATPase type 2C member 1-like, protein MWKAHIPSSEASLSSVGDVVHALEADANDGLGVDEARKRLLVVGPNEFKISKEEPLWRKYISQFKDPMILLLLVSAVVSIIMSQYDDALSISLAVVIVVTVAFVQEYRSERSLEALTQLVPHKCHCVRNGETRDFLASELVPGDLVCISVGDRVPADIRLVECVDLELDESSFTGEVEPVPKTAAKQESQYGIPLSMRKNIAFMGSLVRGGRGKGIVIGTGEKSEFGEVFKMMEEEEAPKTPLQKAMNRLGKQLSFYSFLIIGCIGFFGWLQNRKLLDMFTIGVSLAVAAIPEGLPIVVTVTLALGVMRMASRNAIVKKLPTVETLGCATVICSDKTGTLTMNEMTVKYIYAACGEEAEVTRNGGNGSAGVVLSGNAIVTETSHPAVVKVVEIGCICNDAQIANGVVVGQPTEGALLNIATILNLYGLRDQYVRTSEKPFTSDQKWMAVKCRPRMETRAGIKEPLPEVFFMKGAGERVIRHCTTYYSPTNETSVPLDRYTIDRIAAQANEYASQGLRVIAMAYGPVLGELTFVGMMAIHDPLRPGVDRAVRKLLANGVAVKMLTGDSEATAKAVGEALGLHHRMALSGEEISKANEDQLAKIIKEVSIFFRVSPKHKVAIVKALQRNGEIVAMTGDGVNDAVALKRADIGVAMGKAGTDVCKEAADMVLINDDFITIMSAIEEGKAIFYNITNFVRFQLSTSIAALSLITISTFLRLPTPLNAMQILWINIIMDGPPAQSLGVEPVDKDVMLKPPRNVNESMITPSLVCKVVTSALIILLGTLWVFQTEMSDGKVTRRDTTMTFTCFVFFDMFNALSCRSQTKSLFQVGFLSNRMFLYAVGGSIMGQLLVIYFPLFQEIFQTEALSLSDLVFLLLLSSSVFVFDELRKTSWKILQRRFPKGYRRKLVKAGEDMV, encoded by the exons ATGTGGAAAGCTCACATTCCATCCAGCGAAGCGTCTCTGTCGAGCGTTGGGGACGTTGTTCACGCCCTGGAAGCGGATGCAAACGACGGATTGGGAGTCGAcgaggcgagaaaacggcttctcgtcgtcggaccCAACGAATTCAAGATCTCCAAGGAGGAGCCTCTATGGAGGAAATACATTAGCCAG TTCAAGGATCCCATGATACTTTTACTTCTCGTCTCAGCTGTAGTGAGCATCATCATGAGCCAATACGACGATGCGCTCAGTATTTCTCTG GctgtagtcattgtagtgaCAGTTGCATTTGTTCAG GAATATCGATCTGAACGCAGCTTGGAAGCGCTCACTCAACTAGTTCCTCACAAGTGCCACTG TGTTAGAAATGGAGAAACGCGCGATTTTCTTGCCTCCGAACTCGTTCCCGGAGATTTGGTGTGCATATCCGTGGGAGATCGCGTTCCGGCTGACATTCGTCTAGTCGAG TGCGTTGACTTGGAATTGGACGAGTCGAGTTTTACAGGTGAGGTTGAGCCGGTCCCAAAGACGGCTGCAAAGCAGGAGAGCCAATATGGAATTCCCCTATCCATGCGGAAAAACATTGCCTTCATGGGCAGTCTGGTTAGAGGCGGTCGAGGAAAG gGTATTGTTATTGGGACCGGTGAGAAATCGGAATTCGGCGAAGTATTCAAAATgatggaagaggaagag GCGCCTAAGACTCCCTTACAAAAGGCAATGAATCGTTTGGGAAAGCAACTATCGTTCTATTCATTTCTTATTATTG GATGCATAGGATTCTTTGGATGGCTGCAGAATCGAAAATTATTAGACATGTTTACTATTGGAGTCAG TTTGGCTGTGGCTGCTATTCCAGAAGGCTTGCCTATTGTCGTCACGGTCACACTGGCTCTGGGAGTAATGAGAATGGCGTCGAGAAATGCCATTGTGAAGAAACTGCCAACTGTAGAAACACTAG GCTGTGCCACCGTAATTTGCTCAGACAAGACAGGAACACTCACGATGAACGAAATGACAGTCAAATACATTTATGCCGCCTGCGGGGAAGAAGCCGAA GTGACGAGAAATGGCGGCAATGGTTCGGCGGGTGTCGTCTTGAGCGGCAATGCTATTGTGACGGAGACGAGTCATCCGGCCGTAGTCAAGGTCGTCGAG ATTGGATGCATCTGCAATGACGCTCAAATAgcaaacggcgtcgtcgttgggcAGCCGACAGAAGGAGCTCTCTTGAATATTGCCACAATC TTGAATTTATACGGCCTGCGCGACCAGTACGTTCGCACGAGCGAAAAGCCTTTTACCTCCGACCAGAAGTGGATGGCTGTAAAGTGTCGACCTCGCATGGAAACGCGAGCCGGCATAAAAGAG CCTCTTCCCGAAGTGTTCTTCATGAAGGGAGCCGGGGAACGCGTCATTCGTCATTGTACAACGTATTACTCGCCTACGAATGAAACGTCCGTGCCACTGGACAGATACACGATAGACAGAATCGCTGCACAGGCAAACGAATACGCTTCTCAGGGGCTGAGAG TCATAGCCATGGCATATGGACCTGTCCTTGGTGAGTTGACCTTTGTTGGCATGATGGCCATTCACGATCCACTGCGCCCGGGCGTCGATCGTGCTGTGCGCAAGCTTCTCGCCAACGGCGTGGCTGTCAAGATGCTGACGGGAGACTCTGAAGCGACAGCCAAGGCAGTCg GAGAGGCACTTGGACTACATCATAGAATGGCTTTGTCTGGTGAGGAGATAAGCAAAGCGAATGAGGATCAACTAGCGAAGATCATTAAAGAG GTCTCCATTTTCTTTCGGGTCAGCCCAAAGCATAAAGTAGCTATTGTTAAG GCTCTTCAGCGTaacggcgaaatcgtcgccatgACGGGTGATGGCGTGAACGACGCCGTTGCTCTGAAACGAGCTGACATTGGGGTGGCCATGGGCAAAGCCGGCACAGACGTGTGCAAGGAGGCCGCCGACATGGTGCTCATTAACGACGATTTTATAACGATTAT GTCCGCCATCGAAGAGGGCAAAGCCATCTTTTATAATATTACGAATTTTGTTCGATTTCAATTGAGCAC GAGTATCGCTGCGTTGTCTCTCATTACAATTTCAACCTTTTTGCGTCTGCCGACTCCTCTCAATGCAATGCAGATACTCTGGATTAACATCATTATGGATGGTCCGCCGGCACAGAG CCTAGGCGTCGAGCCCGTAGACAAGGACGTGATGCTGAAGCCGCCGAGAAACGTCAACGAATCAATGATCACTCCGTCATTAGTCTGCAAAGTCGTCACGTCAGCTTTAATCATTCTTTTGGGAACGCTGTGGGTGTTCCAAACAGAG ATGAGTGACGGCAAAGTGACTAGAAGGGACACAACGATGACATTTACgtgctttgttttctttgacaTGTTCAACGCTCTCAGTTGCCGATCACAG ACAAAGTCTCTATTTCAAGTTGGTTTTTTGAGCAATCGAATGTTTCTCTATGCCGTCGGAGGCTCGATAATGGGCCAGCTGCTCGTGATTTACTTTCCGCTCTTTCAGGAGATCTTCCAGACGGAAGCACTTTCGCTTTCTGACTTGGTCTTCCTTCTGCTGCTGTCCTCGTCTGTTTTTGTATTTGATGAACTTCGAAAGACGTCGTGGAAGATCCTGCAGCGGAGATTTCCCAAAGGATATAGACGAAAATTGGTCAAGGCCGGTGAAGACATGGTGTAG
- the LOC136185424 gene encoding retinol dehydrogenase 12-like has translation MGASLSFPEVDLAGKVAIVTGGNTGIGYETSKALARMGAHVVLACRSEERAKNAIEKMKSELAEAKPVSGEDIKIEFMALDLTSLASARDFAKAYLARNLPLHLLILNAGIAMIDPLQMTDDGLEKMFQVNYLGHLLILLYLLELLKSNGPDVRVVSVASAAYKMGLFDLTNMDGSKSYGRAKFYGNSKLYQIMMTFHLQKKLSDSGISFFSLHPGIVSTEITRGFNDSKFWMAFTKASRGIGVSRNAEKGAATTINAAVNPEFANQKALYFEDCKAVVPGKHARNESDHEELWAYSVNLLRRYIDDDCLAKLNEMGLTIRADSPSEAAAVDPSKQESQDVKEKADD, from the exons ATGGGTGCATCGCTCTCTTTCCCCGAAGTCGATTTGGCCGGTAAAGTGGCTATTGTGACGGGTGGAAATACCGGAATAGGCTACGAAACAAGCAAGGCTCTCGCCAGAATGGGCGCTCACGTCGTTTTAGCCTGTCGATCGGAGGAACGAGCGAAAAAC GCTATTGAGAAAATGAAGAGCGAGCTCGCTGAAGCGAAACCGGTGTCTGGAGAAGATATCAAGATCGAATTCATGGCgctcgatttgacgtcacttgcgTCTGCACGAGACTTCGCTAAGGCCTATCTGGCACGAAatcttcctcttcatttGCTCATTCTCAATGCAGGAATTGCAATGATCGATCCCTTAC AAATGACTGACGACGGTTTGGAGAAAATGTTTCAAGTCAATTACCTTGGTCATCTCCTGATTCTACTTTACTTGCTTGAGCTGCTCAAGTCAAATGGTCCAGACGTACGGGTCGTATCTGTAGCGTCGGCTGCATACAAAATGGGCCTTTTTGACTTGACAAACATGGACGGTTCCAAGTCGTATGGCAGAGCGAAGTTCTACGGAAACTCCAAGTTGTATCAA ATCATGATGACATTCCATCTTCAGAAGAAGCTTTCTGATAGTGGCATATCATTCTTTTCCCTTCATCCTGGCATA GTCAGCACGGAAATAACTCGGGGATTCAATGATTCGAAATTCTGGATGGCGTTCACCAAGGCTTCTCGAGGAATTG GAGTGTCACGAAACGCAGAAAAAGGAGCTGCAACAACAATTAATGCTGCAGTCAATCCCGAATTTGCTAATCAGAAAGCACTGTACTTTGAAGACTGCAAAGCTGTTGTTCCAGGCAAACATGCGAG aaacgaaagtgatCACGAAGAGTTGTGGGCGTACAGCGTCAATCTATTGCGGAGGTATATCGATGATGATTGCCTCGCGAAGTTGAATGAAATGGGGCTGACGATTCGTGCTGATTCGCCATCAGAGGCAGCGGCAGTCGATCCTAGCAAACAAGAGTCACAAGACGTCAAGGAAAAAGCGGATGATTGA